A genomic window from Brassica oleracea var. oleracea cultivar TO1000 chromosome C8, BOL, whole genome shotgun sequence includes:
- the LOC106310376 gene encoding exocyst complex component EXO84A, with protein sequence MEARTRGSMSSSIGGSEELEANLTLSDRLKVFKGSTFDPEAYVTSKCQHMNEKETKHLTSYLVELKKASAEEMRKSVYANYAAFIRTSKEISALEGQLLSMRNLLSAQAALVHGLADGVHISSLCTDDADDLTDQDLYNMDSKQLSKIETWVVEFFDRLEVLLAEKRVDESMAALEEGRRVAMEAQEQRTLSPSTLLSLNNEIKAKRQELADQLAEAIGQPSTRAGELRSAVLALKKLGDGSRAHTLLLKSYERRLQANIQSLRGSNTSYGVAFAATLSQLVFSTIAQAASDSLAVVGEDPSYSSELVTWAVKQAESFALLLKRHTLASSAAAGSLRVTAECIQLCASHCSSLESRGLALSPVLLKHFRPGVEQALTGNLKRIEQSSAALAASDDWSLAYTPTGSRASSSTPIAPHLKLSISAQRFNSMVQEFLEDAGPLDEALQLDGIALDGVLQVFNAYVDLLINALPGSAENEENPVHRIVRIAETESQQTALLVNALLLADELIPRSALRILPQGGTNQSTPRRGASSDRQNRPEQREWKKKLQRSVDRLRDSFCRKHALELIFTEEGEVRLSSEIYILMDETTEEPEWFPSPIFQELFAKLTRIATIVSDMFVGRERFATILLMRLTETVILWISDDQSFWEEMETGDKPLGPLGLQQFYLDMEFVMIFASQGRYLSRNLHQVIKNIIARAIEAVSATGLDPYTTLPEEEWFAEVAQIAIKMLTGKGNFGGHGERDVTSPSVSSAKSYTSN encoded by the exons ATGGAAGCGAGAACAAGAGGATCAATGTCGTCGAGCATCGGCGGCTCCGAAGAACTCGAAGCGAACCTGACACTTAGTGATCGTCTCAAGGTTTTCAAGGGCTCCACGTTCGATCCTGAGGCTTATGTCACCTCCAAATGCCAACATATGAACGAAAAG GAGACGAAACATTTAACTTCTTACCTCGTTGAACTAAAGAAAGCTTCTGCTGAAGAGATGCGTAAGAGTGTCTACGCAAACTATGCTGCCTTTATACG GACATCTAAGGAGATATCAGCACTTGAAGGACAGCTTCTTTCAATGAGAAACCTTCTCTCTGCTCAAGCAGCTCTCGTTCACGGCTTAGCTGACGGCGTTCACATCAGTTCCTTATGCACCGATGACGCTGACGACTTAACAGACCAAGACCTATACAATATGGATAGCAAACAGCTCTCTAAAATAGAGACTTGGGTTGTTGAGTTCTTTGACCGGCTTGAAGTTCTCTTAGCCGAGAAGAGAGTTGATGAATCCATGGCTGCTTTAGAAGAAGGGCGGCGCGTGGCCATGGAGGCACAAGAGCAACGCACGCTCAGCCCCAGCACTCTTCTTTCTCTCAACAATGAGATCAAAGCTAAGAGACAAGAGCTGGCTGATCAGTTAGCTGAAGCTATAGGCCAACCTTCTACAAGAGCAGGGGAGCTTAGATCAGCAGTCTTGGCACTCAAGAAACTAGGCGACGGCTCTCGCGCTCACACGCTGCTTCTTAAGTCTTACGAGAGGAGGCTACAAGCCAACATTCAAAGTTTAAGAGGCTCCAACACTTCCTACGGTGTAGCGTTCGCCGCCACGCTCTCTCAGCTTGTTTTCTCAACGATTGCTCAAGCTGCAAGCGACTCTCTAGCAGTTGTCGGAGAGGATCCGTCCTATTCATCAGAGCTTGTCACATGGGCGGTTAAACAAGCCGAGTCTTTCGCTCTTTTACTCAAAAGACATACCTTAGCTTCATCTGCGGCTGCAGGAAGCTTGAGAGTAACCGCAGAGTGCATCCAGCTCTGTGCATCTCACTGCTCTTCATTGGAGTCTCGCGGCTTAGCTCTTTCTCCTGTTTTGTTGAAACACTTTAGACCAGGCGTGGAGCAAGCACTGACCGGTAATCTCAAGAGGATTGAACAAAGCAGTGCTGCTTTAGCTGCTTCTGATGATTGGTCACTGGCTTATACACCAACAGGCTCACGCGCCTCATCGAGTACTCCCATTGCACCGCATCTTAAGCTCTCTATAAGCGCTCAAAGATTCAACTCCATGGTTCAG GAGTTTCTGGAGGATGCTGGACCGCTAGATGAAGCCTTACAGCTAGACGGTATTGCACTAGACGGTGTTTTACAAGTGTTTAACGCATACGTGGACCTCTTGATCAACGCTCTACCCGGTTCAGCCGAAAACGAAGAGAATCCAGTTCACAGAATAGTTAGAATAGCTGAAACCGAGTCTCAACAAACAGCTTTGTTAGTCAACGCACTTCTCTTAGCAGACGAGCTAATCCCACGTTCCGCTTTAAGAATCTTACCACAAGGAGGTACCAACCAATCCACTCCACGAAGAGGAGCCTCCTCAGATAGACAGAACCGGCCAGAGCAAAGAGAGTGGAAGAAAAAGCTTCAAAGATCAGTCGATAGATTACGCGACAGCTTCTGTAGAAAACATGCTCTCGAACTCATCTTCACCGAAGAAGGAGAAGTCCGTCTCAGCTCCGAGATTTACATTCTCATGGACGAGACCACCGAAGAGCCTGAATGGTTCCCTTCGCCGATCTTTCAGGAGCTGTTTGCGAAGCTGACGAGGATAGCGACGATTGTGAGCGATATGTTCGTTGGGAGAGAGAGGTTCGCGACGATCTTGCTGATGAGACTGACGGAGACGGTGATTCTTTGGATCTCTGATGATCAGAGTTTTTGGGAGGAGATGGAGACGGGAGATAAACCGTTGGGACCGCTTGGTTTGCAACAGTTTTACCTGGATATGGAGTTTGTAATGATATTTGCCTCGCAAGGGAGGTACTTGTCGAGAAACCTTCACCAAGTTATCAAGAATATTATAGCTCGTGCCATCGAAGCAGTTTCAGCCACTGGACTTGATCCTTACAC GACGTTGCCGGAAGAAGAGTGGTTTGCTGAGGTAGCTCAGATTGCGATAAAGATGTTAACCGGAAAAGGCAACTTCGGCGGTCACGGTGAGCGTGACGTCACTAGCCCCTCTGTTTCCTCTGCTAAATCTTACACCAGCAATTGA
- the LOC106311805 gene encoding nuclear pore complex protein NUP98A-like isoform X1 encodes MFGSSNPFGQSSGTGSSPFGTQSLFGQTSNTSSNNPFAPAPATPFGTSSPFGAQTGSSIFGGTSTGVFGAPQASSPFGSTTTFGASSSPAFGSSTPAFGASPAASPFGGSSGFGQGFSTPQSNPFGSTPQQSQPAFGNSTFGSSTPFGATSTPAFGASSTPSFGATSTPSFGASSTPAFGATSTPAFGTSNQPSFGATNTPAFGASPTPAFGSTGNTFGNTGFGSGGAFGASSTPAFGVSSTPAFGASSTPAFGAAGAPSFGASSTPAFGASSSPAFGASSTPTFGASNTSSFSFGSSPAFGQSTSAFGSSAFGSTPSPFGAQGAQASTPTFGSSGFGQSPFGGGQQQGGSRAVPYAPTVEADTASGTPAGKLESISAMPAYKDKSHEELRWEDYQRGDKGGPRPAGQSPGNTGFGVSAAQPNPFAPSPAFGQTPANLTNPFSSSTSTNPFAPQTPAIGSSGFGAATSTFGSSPFGVTSSSNLFGSTPTATTSVFGSSSAFGTTTSSPLFGSSSTPGFGSSPSIFGSASGQGATSAFGNTQSASLFSSNPSMPTGSAFGQTGSAFGQTGSAFGQTGSAFGQFGQSSAPAFGQTNMFNKPSTGFGNMFSSSSTLTTSSSSPFGQTTPAGMTPFQSSQPGQASNGFGFNNFGQTPAANAAGTAGGMGFFGQGNFGQTPAPPSSVVLQPVAVTNPFGTLPAMPQISINQSGNSASIQYGISSLPVVDKPVSVRVSSLLTSRHLLQRRVRLPARKYRPDDNGPKVPFFTDDEETPSSTPKADALFIPRENPRALVIRPAQQWSSRGKSTIPKERPTAPVHENGKSPDIATDAANHDKNGKREIDSAEESTHPSANRNQKSNGTTSTDHAAEKDRPYRTLGGHRAGETATDIEALMPKLRQSDYFTEPRIPELAAKERANPGYCSWVKDFVVGRHGYGSIKFMGETDVRRLDLESLVQFNNREVIVYLDESKKPAVGEGLNKPAEVTLLNIKCIDKKTGKQFTEGERVEKYKTMLKRKAEAQGAEFVSFDPVKGEWKFRVDHFSSYKLDDEDDDEA; translated from the exons ATGTTTGGATCATCTAATC CTTTTGGACAGTCATCTGGTACTGGTAGCAGCCCGTTTGGGACCCAATCTTTGTTTGGTCAGACCAGCAACACAAGCAGTAACAATCCCTTTGCTCCAGCTCCAGCAACACCGTTTGGAACATCTTCACCTTTTGGTGCACAGACAGGGAGTTCAATCTTTGGTGGCACTTCTACCGGTGTGTTTGGTGCACCTCAAGCCTCCTCTCCATTCGGCTCTACCACAACTTTTGGAGCTTCTTCATCACCTGCATTTGGGAGTTCTACTCCGGCCTTCGGAGCTTCCCCAGCAGCTTCACCTTTTGGTG GGTCTTCTGGTTTTGGGCAGGGATTTTCAACGCCTCAGTCAAATCCTTTTGGAAGCACACCGCAGCAATCTCAACCTGCATTTGGAAACAGCACTTTTGGTTCATCCACACCTTTTGGTGCCACGAGCACGCCTGCCTTCGGTGCATCAAGCACGCCTTCCTTTGGCGCTACAAGCACACCCTCGTTTGGTGCATCGAGCACGCCTGCCTTTGGTGCCACAAGCACGCCTGCCTTCGGCACCTCTAACCAGCCTTCATTTGGCGCCACAAACACACCTGCATTTGGAGCTTCACCGACTCCAGCCTTTGGTAGCACTGGCAACACGTTTGGGAACACTGGCTTTGGTTCTGGAGGTGCTTTTGGAGCTTCTAGCACCCCTGCTTTCGGTGTATCAAGCACACCTGCTTTTGGTGCATCAAGCACTCCTGCTTTTGGTGCAGCAGGCGCTCCTTCCTTTGGTGCATCAAGTACTCCTGCCTTTGGTGCATCAAGTTCTCCTGCCTTTGGAGCATCCAGCACTCCTACTTTTGGTGCATCAAATACCTCATCGTTCAGTTTTGGCTCCTCCCCAGCTTTTGGCCAGTCCACATCAGCGTTTGGCAGCAGCGCATTTGGCTCTACACCATCTCCCTTTGGAGCCCAAG GTGCGCAGGCTTCAACCCCAACATTTGGTAGTTCTGGTTTTGGTCAATCACCTTTCGGTGGTGGTCAACAACAAGGGGGCAGTCGAGCCGTGCCTTATGCACCGACAGTTGAGGCAGATACAGCCAGTGGTACGCCTGCTGGAAAGTTGGAATCTATTTCTGCCATGCCGGCATACAAAGATAAAAGCCACGAGGAGCTAAGGTGGGAAGACTACCAGCGAGGAGATAAAG GTGGACCACGTCCTGCTGGCCAGTCCCCTGGAAATACCGGATTTGGTGTATCAGCTGCTCAGCCAAATCCTTTTGCTCCATCACCGGCGTTTGGTCAGACACCAGCAAATCTAACAAACCCTTTTTCGAGCTCAACATCTACCAACCCTTTTGCGCCTCAAACCCCAGCAATTGGCAGTTCGGGATTTGGAGCGGCTACTTCAACTTTTGGTTCCTCGCCCTTTGGTGTAACATCTTCATCCAATCTTTTTGGGTCAACCCCTACAGCTACCACATCCGTTTTTGGATCATCCTCCGCTTTTGGAACAACGACATCATCACCGTTATTTGGCTCGTCGAGCACTCCTGGATTTGGCTCTTCTCCATCAATATTTGGTTCAGCTTCAGGTCAGGGGGCAACTTCAGCATTTGGAAACACTCAGTCAGCTAGTCTGTTTAGCTCAAACCCCTCGATGCCGACTGGTTCTGCATTTGGGCAGACTGGTTCTGCATTTGGACAGACTGGTTCTGCATTTGGACAGACTGGTTCTGCTTTTGGACAGTTCGGACAGAGTAGTGCTCCTGCATTCGGCCAAACTAACATGTTCAATAAGCCTTCTACTGGGTTTGGCAACATGTTTTCAAGTTCTTCAACACTAACCACGTCTAGCAGCTCTCCATTTGGACAAACAACG CCTGCTGGTATGACACCTTTTCAATCATCTCAGCCAGGCCAAGCGTCAAATGGTTTTGGTTTCAACAACTTCGGCCAAACACCAGCAG CTAATGCAGCTGGGACTGCTGGTGGAATGGGATTTTTTGGTCAAGGCAACTTTGGACAAAC GCCTGCTCCGCCAAGCTCTGTTGTTTTGCAACCGGTTGCTGTTACAAATCCATTTGGAACACTTCCTGCTATGCCTCAGATTTCAATAAATCAAAGTGGAAACTCAGCTTCGATTCAATATGGAATCTCCAGCTTGCCT GTTGTTGACAAACCTGTTTCTGTTAGAGTATCATCTCTCCTGACTTCTCGACACCTTTTACAAAGGCGGGTGAGATTGCCAGCGAGAAAGTACCGTCCTGACGACAATGGTCCTAAG GTTCCATTTTTCACTGATGATGAGGAGACTCCCTCAAGTACACCAAAGGCGGATGCTCTTTTCATTCCAAGGGAGAACCCTAGAGCTCTAGTTATACGCCCAGCTCAACAGTGGTCTTCAAGGGGCAAATCAACAATTCCAAAGGAGCGTCCGACTGCTCCAGTACATGAAAATG GGAAGAGTCCAGACATAGCTACTGATGCCGCAAACCATGACA AAAATGGTAAAAGAGAAATTGATTCTGCTGAAGAAAGCACTCATCCATCAGCCAACAGAAATCAGAAATCAAACGGCACAACAAGCACAGATCATGCTGCGGAAAAAGATCGTCCCTACAGAACACTAGGCGGACACAGAGCCGGAGAAACCGCAACAGATATCGAGGCGCTAATGCCAAAGCTGCGTCAATCGGATTATTTCACGGAGCCACGAATCCCGGAACTAGCGGCTAAAGAAAGAGCAAATCCTGGTTATTGCAGTTGGGTTAAAGACTTTGTGGTGGGACGCCACGGTTACGGGAGCATAAAGTTCATGGGAGAGACGGATGTTCGTAGGCTAGACTTGGAATCTCTGGTTCAGTTCAACAACCGGGAAGTGATTGTCTACCTAGACGAGAGCAAGAAACCGGCGGTTGGGGAAGGGCTGAACAAACCGGCTGAGGTAACGTTGCTGAATATAAAATGTATTGATAAGAAGACAGGGAAGCAGTTTACAGAAGGAGAGAGAGTGGAGAAGTATAAGACGATGCTTAAGAGGAAAGCTGAGGCGCAAGGAGCTGAGTTTGTGTCGTTTGATCCCGTTAAAGGCGAGTGGAAGTTCCGCGTCGATCATTTTAGCTCCTATAAGCTCGACGATGAAGACGATGATGAAGCTTAG
- the LOC106311805 gene encoding nuclear pore complex protein NUP98A-like isoform X2 yields the protein MFGSSNPFGQSSGTGSSPFGTQSLFGQTSNTSSNNPFAPAPATPFGTSSPFGAQTGSSIFGGTSTGVFGAPQASSPFGSTTTFGASSSPAFGSSTPAFGASPAASPFGGSSGFGQGFSTPQSNPFGSTPQQSQPAFGNSTFGSSTPFGATSTPAFGASSTPSFGATSTPSFGASSTPAFGATSTPAFGTSNQPSFGATNTPAFGASPTPAFGSTGNTFGNTGFGSGGAFGASSTPAFGVSSTPAFGASSTPAFGAAGAPSFGASSTPAFGASSSPAFGASSTPTFGASNTSSFSFGSSPAFGQSTSAFGSSAFGSTPSPFGAQGAQASTPTFGSSGFGQSPFGGGQQQGGSRAVPYAPTVEADTASGTPAGKLESISAMPAYKDKSHEELRWEDYQRGDKGGPRPAGQSPGNTGFGVSAAQPNPFAPSPAFGQTPANLTNPFSSSTSTNPFAPQTPAIGSSGFGAATSTFGSSPFGVTSSSNLFGSTPTATTSVFGSSSAFGTTTSSPLFGSSSTPGFGSSPSIFGSASGQGATSAFGNTQSASLFSSNPSMPTGSAFGQTGSAFGQTGSAFGQTGSAFGQFGQSSAPAFGQTNMFNKPSTGFGNMFSSSSTLTTSSSSPFGQTTPAGMTPFQSSQPGQASNGFGFNNFGQTPAAGTAGGMGFFGQGNFGQTPAPPSSVVLQPVAVTNPFGTLPAMPQISINQSGNSASIQYGISSLPVVDKPVSVRVSSLLTSRHLLQRRVRLPARKYRPDDNGPKVPFFTDDEETPSSTPKADALFIPRENPRALVIRPAQQWSSRGKSTIPKERPTAPVHENGKSPDIATDAANHDKNGKREIDSAEESTHPSANRNQKSNGTTSTDHAAEKDRPYRTLGGHRAGETATDIEALMPKLRQSDYFTEPRIPELAAKERANPGYCSWVKDFVVGRHGYGSIKFMGETDVRRLDLESLVQFNNREVIVYLDESKKPAVGEGLNKPAEVTLLNIKCIDKKTGKQFTEGERVEKYKTMLKRKAEAQGAEFVSFDPVKGEWKFRVDHFSSYKLDDEDDDEA from the exons ATGTTTGGATCATCTAATC CTTTTGGACAGTCATCTGGTACTGGTAGCAGCCCGTTTGGGACCCAATCTTTGTTTGGTCAGACCAGCAACACAAGCAGTAACAATCCCTTTGCTCCAGCTCCAGCAACACCGTTTGGAACATCTTCACCTTTTGGTGCACAGACAGGGAGTTCAATCTTTGGTGGCACTTCTACCGGTGTGTTTGGTGCACCTCAAGCCTCCTCTCCATTCGGCTCTACCACAACTTTTGGAGCTTCTTCATCACCTGCATTTGGGAGTTCTACTCCGGCCTTCGGAGCTTCCCCAGCAGCTTCACCTTTTGGTG GGTCTTCTGGTTTTGGGCAGGGATTTTCAACGCCTCAGTCAAATCCTTTTGGAAGCACACCGCAGCAATCTCAACCTGCATTTGGAAACAGCACTTTTGGTTCATCCACACCTTTTGGTGCCACGAGCACGCCTGCCTTCGGTGCATCAAGCACGCCTTCCTTTGGCGCTACAAGCACACCCTCGTTTGGTGCATCGAGCACGCCTGCCTTTGGTGCCACAAGCACGCCTGCCTTCGGCACCTCTAACCAGCCTTCATTTGGCGCCACAAACACACCTGCATTTGGAGCTTCACCGACTCCAGCCTTTGGTAGCACTGGCAACACGTTTGGGAACACTGGCTTTGGTTCTGGAGGTGCTTTTGGAGCTTCTAGCACCCCTGCTTTCGGTGTATCAAGCACACCTGCTTTTGGTGCATCAAGCACTCCTGCTTTTGGTGCAGCAGGCGCTCCTTCCTTTGGTGCATCAAGTACTCCTGCCTTTGGTGCATCAAGTTCTCCTGCCTTTGGAGCATCCAGCACTCCTACTTTTGGTGCATCAAATACCTCATCGTTCAGTTTTGGCTCCTCCCCAGCTTTTGGCCAGTCCACATCAGCGTTTGGCAGCAGCGCATTTGGCTCTACACCATCTCCCTTTGGAGCCCAAG GTGCGCAGGCTTCAACCCCAACATTTGGTAGTTCTGGTTTTGGTCAATCACCTTTCGGTGGTGGTCAACAACAAGGGGGCAGTCGAGCCGTGCCTTATGCACCGACAGTTGAGGCAGATACAGCCAGTGGTACGCCTGCTGGAAAGTTGGAATCTATTTCTGCCATGCCGGCATACAAAGATAAAAGCCACGAGGAGCTAAGGTGGGAAGACTACCAGCGAGGAGATAAAG GTGGACCACGTCCTGCTGGCCAGTCCCCTGGAAATACCGGATTTGGTGTATCAGCTGCTCAGCCAAATCCTTTTGCTCCATCACCGGCGTTTGGTCAGACACCAGCAAATCTAACAAACCCTTTTTCGAGCTCAACATCTACCAACCCTTTTGCGCCTCAAACCCCAGCAATTGGCAGTTCGGGATTTGGAGCGGCTACTTCAACTTTTGGTTCCTCGCCCTTTGGTGTAACATCTTCATCCAATCTTTTTGGGTCAACCCCTACAGCTACCACATCCGTTTTTGGATCATCCTCCGCTTTTGGAACAACGACATCATCACCGTTATTTGGCTCGTCGAGCACTCCTGGATTTGGCTCTTCTCCATCAATATTTGGTTCAGCTTCAGGTCAGGGGGCAACTTCAGCATTTGGAAACACTCAGTCAGCTAGTCTGTTTAGCTCAAACCCCTCGATGCCGACTGGTTCTGCATTTGGGCAGACTGGTTCTGCATTTGGACAGACTGGTTCTGCATTTGGACAGACTGGTTCTGCTTTTGGACAGTTCGGACAGAGTAGTGCTCCTGCATTCGGCCAAACTAACATGTTCAATAAGCCTTCTACTGGGTTTGGCAACATGTTTTCAAGTTCTTCAACACTAACCACGTCTAGCAGCTCTCCATTTGGACAAACAACG CCTGCTGGTATGACACCTTTTCAATCATCTCAGCCAGGCCAAGCGTCAAATGGTTTTGGTTTCAACAACTTCGGCCAAACACCAGCAG CTGGGACTGCTGGTGGAATGGGATTTTTTGGTCAAGGCAACTTTGGACAAAC GCCTGCTCCGCCAAGCTCTGTTGTTTTGCAACCGGTTGCTGTTACAAATCCATTTGGAACACTTCCTGCTATGCCTCAGATTTCAATAAATCAAAGTGGAAACTCAGCTTCGATTCAATATGGAATCTCCAGCTTGCCT GTTGTTGACAAACCTGTTTCTGTTAGAGTATCATCTCTCCTGACTTCTCGACACCTTTTACAAAGGCGGGTGAGATTGCCAGCGAGAAAGTACCGTCCTGACGACAATGGTCCTAAG GTTCCATTTTTCACTGATGATGAGGAGACTCCCTCAAGTACACCAAAGGCGGATGCTCTTTTCATTCCAAGGGAGAACCCTAGAGCTCTAGTTATACGCCCAGCTCAACAGTGGTCTTCAAGGGGCAAATCAACAATTCCAAAGGAGCGTCCGACTGCTCCAGTACATGAAAATG GGAAGAGTCCAGACATAGCTACTGATGCCGCAAACCATGACA AAAATGGTAAAAGAGAAATTGATTCTGCTGAAGAAAGCACTCATCCATCAGCCAACAGAAATCAGAAATCAAACGGCACAACAAGCACAGATCATGCTGCGGAAAAAGATCGTCCCTACAGAACACTAGGCGGACACAGAGCCGGAGAAACCGCAACAGATATCGAGGCGCTAATGCCAAAGCTGCGTCAATCGGATTATTTCACGGAGCCACGAATCCCGGAACTAGCGGCTAAAGAAAGAGCAAATCCTGGTTATTGCAGTTGGGTTAAAGACTTTGTGGTGGGACGCCACGGTTACGGGAGCATAAAGTTCATGGGAGAGACGGATGTTCGTAGGCTAGACTTGGAATCTCTGGTTCAGTTCAACAACCGGGAAGTGATTGTCTACCTAGACGAGAGCAAGAAACCGGCGGTTGGGGAAGGGCTGAACAAACCGGCTGAGGTAACGTTGCTGAATATAAAATGTATTGATAAGAAGACAGGGAAGCAGTTTACAGAAGGAGAGAGAGTGGAGAAGTATAAGACGATGCTTAAGAGGAAAGCTGAGGCGCAAGGAGCTGAGTTTGTGTCGTTTGATCCCGTTAAAGGCGAGTGGAAGTTCCGCGTCGATCATTTTAGCTCCTATAAGCTCGACGATGAAGACGATGATGAAGCTTAG
- the LOC106309859 gene encoding UDP-glycosyltransferase 90A2 encodes MELEKKVHVVLFPYMSKGHMIPMLQLARLLLSHSFTKDISVTVFTTPLNRPFVADSLSDTKATIITLPFPKNVPEIPPGVECTDKLPAISSLYVPFTRATKSMQPDFERELTSLPRVSFMVSDGFLWWTLESARKLGFPRLVFLGMNCMSPSILDSVFKNKLLSEVKSEREAVAVPEFPWIKVRKCDFVEDMFDTKPTTDPGFELILDQCASMSQSQGIIFNTFDDLEPVFIDFYKRTRELKPWALGPLCLGKNSLEDEGEEKVKSVWMKWLDEKRDKGCYVLYVAFGSQAEISREQVEEIASGLEESKVNFLWVVKGNEIGKGFEERVGERGMVVKDEWVDQRKILEHESVRGFLSHCGWNSLMESICAEVPILAFPVAAEQPLNAMLVVEELRVAERVVAASDGAVRRGEVAEKVKELMEGEKGKELRRNVEVYGKKAKKALEEGVGSSWKNLKNLINEFCNNMGT; translated from the exons ATGGAGTTAGAAAAAAAAGTTCACGTCGTTTTGTTCCCATACATGTCCAAAGGGCACATGATACCTATGCTCCAACTAGCCCGTCTCCTCCTCTCCCACTCATTCACCAAAGACATCTCCGTCACCGTCTTCACCACTCCCTTAAACCGTCCTTTCGTCGCCGACTCACTCTCCGACACCAAAGCCACCATCATCACCCTCCCTTTCCCCAAGAACGTCCCGGAGATCCCACCCGGCGTCGAATGCACCGACAAACTTCCGGCTATCTCCTCCCTCTACGTCCCTTTCACGAGAGCCACCAAGTCAATGCAGCCCGACTTCGAGCGAGAGCTCACGTCACTGCCACGCGTCAGTTTCATGGTCTCTGACGGTTTCTTGTGGTGGACGCTAGAGTCGGCTCGGAAGCTAGGGTTTCCTCGGCTTGTTTTCTTGGGTATGAACTGCATGTCCCCCTCTATATTGGACAGTGTTTTTAAAAACAAGCTTTTATCTGAGGTTAAGTCCGAGAGGGAGGCTGTTGCTGTACCGGAGTTTCCGTGGATTAAGGTTAGAAAATGTGATTTTGTTGAAGATATGTTTGATACAAAACCCACCACGGATCCTGGATTCGAGCTTATCCTTGATCAATGCGCGTCTATGAGTCAGAGTCAAGGTATCATATTCAACACGTTCGATGATCTTGAGCCGGTGTTTATAGATTTCTATAAACGTACACGCGAGCTCAAGCCATGGGCACTTGGACCGCTTTGTCTTGGAAAAAACTC CTTGGAGGATGAGGGAGAAGAGAAGGTGAAATCTGTTTGGATGAAATGGCTTGATGAAAAGCGAGACAAGGGATGCTACGTTCTCTACGTGGCTTTTGGGTCACAAGCCGAGATTTCGAGAGAACAAGTAGAGGAAATTGCGTCAGGGTTGGAAGAATCAAAGGTGAACTTTCTGTGGGTGGTGAAAGGAAACGAAATAGGAAAAGGGTTTGAAGAGAGAGTGGGAGAGAGAGGAATGGTGGTGAAAGATGAATGGGTTGATCAAAGGAAGATACTAGAGCACGAGAGTGTAAGAGGGTTCTTGAGCCACTGTGGGTGGAACTCTCTGATGGAGAGCATTTGCGCTGAGGTTCCAATCTTGGCGTTTCCTGTAGCAGCCGAGCAACCTTTGAATGCGATGTTGGTGGTGGAAGAGCTGAGAGTGGCGGAGAGAGTGGTGGCGGCGAGTGATGGAGCTGTGAGAAGAGGAGAGGTTGCAGAGAAAGTGAAGGAGTTGATGGAGGGAGAGAAAGGGAAAGAGCTGAGGAGGAATGTTGAAGTATATGGCAAGAAGGCGAAGAAGGCTTTGGAGGAAGGTGTTGGCTCTTCTTGGAAGAATTTGAAAAACCTAATCAATGAGTTTTGTAACAATATGGGAACATGA
- the LOC106308087 gene encoding two-component response regulator ARR4-like: MAKDGGVSCLRSSEMMSVGIGGMEPPPLDLDEVHVLAVDDSLVDRIVIERLLRITSCKVTAVDSGWRALEFLGLDNDKASAEFDKLKVDMIITDYCMPGMTGYELLKKIKESSSFRQVPVVIMSSENVLTRIDRCLEEGAEDFLLKPVKLADVKRLRNCLTGDVKLSNGNKRKLPEDSVTVDTSLPPPPPPSSLTLSTNSSDSSPPLSPVEVFSSPLSSPEEVDDVLTSSPEESPIRRQKMGSPGLD, translated from the exons ATGGCCAAAGATGGTGGCGTTTCTTGTCTAAGGAGCTCGGAGATGATGAGCGTCGGTATCGGAGGAATGGAACCTCCACCGTTAGATTTAGATGAAGTTCACGTCTTGGCCGTCGATGACAGCCTCGTTGATCGGATTGTCATCGAGAGATTGCTTCGTATTACCTCCTGCAAAG TCACGGCGGTTGACAGCGGATGGCGTGCTCTAGAGTTTCTAGGACTAGACAACGATAAAGCATCTGCCGAATTTGAT AAATTGAAAGTTGATATGATCATAACTGATTACTGCATGCCTGGAATGACCGGTTACGAGCTTCTCAAGAAGATCAAG GAATCGTCCAGTTTCCGACAAGTCCCAGTTGTAATAATGTCGTCGGAGAACGTGTTGACCAGAATCGACAGGTGCCTTGAGGAAGGTGCGGAGGATTTCTTACTGAAACCGGTGAAACTCGCCGACGTGAAACGACTGAGAAACTGTTTAACCGGAGACGTTAAACTTTCCAACGGAAACAAACGGAAGCTTCCAGAAGATTCTGTTACCGTCGACACTTCGCTTCCACCGCCACCGCCGCCGTCATCCTTGACTCTCTCCACTAATTCGTCGGACTCTTCTCCGCCGTTATCTCCCGTGGAAGTCTTTTCTTCGCCACTCTCATCTCCTGAAGAGGTTGATGATGTGTTGACTTCGTCGCCGGAGGAGTCGCCGATTCGACGGCAGAAGATGGGGAGTCCCGGATTAGATTAG